From the genome of Setaria viridis chromosome 1, Setaria_viridis_v4.0, whole genome shotgun sequence:
CCGCGCTGCTGGCGTTCGTCTTCTGCGCCTCCGTGTCGATCCACCTGCTCCTCCGCTGCCTCGcccgcgcgtcgtcgtcgtcgcaccCGTCCCCGAGCCCGTTCCAGGCGGCCAGGGCGCGCCGCGCGTCcgacgcggaggcggaggaggtgggggcggggtcggcgaggaggagcgcggcggcggtggggccggaGGAGGCTCAGGCCGCGGAGGTGGACGATGAGAAGGAGCGGCTGATCGCGTCGCTGCCGCTTTTCACCATGGCGTCGGCGCTGGCGGCGCTGCCCAAGAGCTCCCCGGACTGCGCCGTCTGCCTCTCGCCCTTCTCCCCCGACGCCGAGCTGCGGCTGCTCCCGGCGTGCCGGCACGCGTTCCACGCCGCCTGCGTCGACGCCTGGCTCCGCACCACCCCATCGTGCCCGctctgccgcgccgccgtctcgctcccgcacccgccgctccccaccgccgcgcccgccgccgccgccgcggggccggGCGCGCAGGAGCCGCTGGACTCGCGGGTCGGCGGCAGCAGCAACAACTCGAGGAGCTTCCGCGTCGAGATCGGCAGCGTGAGCaaccgccgctcctccgccgcgggtGACGACCGCCGCACCTACTCGCTGGGCTCCTTCGACTACCGCGTCGACGAGGAGGTCGAGGCCGTGGTGTCCCGCATCACCCGCCCCGCGGTCTCGGCTGCGGCGGCCAAGTCGGCGGCCCAGCAGGCCGTGCCGGCGACCCCCGTCGAGGcgctggcggaggcggcggggtccCGCGGGTGGCTGCGCGAGTACGTcgaccgcctcgcctcctcggcctcctccctctccgggcGGTGGAGCGCGCGGTGGAGCCAGGGACACCACAGCGCGCGGTGGAGCcagggccacggccaccacaGCCGCAACCACAGCCAGAGCCACCGGCAGGAGGACTCGTGGCGGTGGGaccccgaggcggcggcgggggcggcgatgCACCGCGCGCcggacgaggaggagccgggGTTCGTGGCCCTGTACCGTTGGATCGTCGGGGTATAGCCAGCTGTAATTACGGGACCTCACGGGGCGTTTTTGCCAACTCCTTCcgcattctttcttttttatttaggACTCCGTTGTAAAAACACAAGAAAACAATCGGCTCCAGTCTCCAGATGTGAGAGAGTTTAGCGTCTCCGaagcttcttctcctccttccatTAGTTTGTTCGACTTGTTCGTTGTTGTTTTCTGGAGCTGCAATGCAAGGCGATTTTGGAATTTGAGCGAACCGAACCAGGAAGCCCGTGCGGCGACGTGCTTCTTCCTCCTGTGGCTCGCAGCTGGTTGTGTCGTCCTCTCCTCTGAGAccaaggcggtggtggtgggcgaGTGGTTGTCACTTGTGTCATGTGTGGCATCCATTGATCCATGAGATCCATCCATCcgttcgttttttttttttttagggaATCCATCCGTTCGTGGCCGTAGTGCGCCGCAGACTTGCCAGACTCGCAGTCAGTCGCGTCCACTGCCCAGTGAGATACGTGGATGGGCCGACCGGGCCCGGTCCGGTCCGGGAGCACGCGGACTTCAGGTCATTGTTGGGGATCCTTTCATGCGACGGCGGAGTGCCGGAGTCCATGGCCGTTTCTTGCGTTCTTTAGGATCAAGACAAATCCAGTCGAGCGAAGTGTAGCAGTACCAGTCCAAATTCTAGAATTGTTAGTTGAGCATATACTTCTTTTTCTGCATATGTATCTTCTCTGCTCATCTCGGCCTTGGCGTATACCGGCAAGTCCGTCTTTTTTGTCGTGGCTCCGGGGAACTTAAACCTGGCTGCTGGTGAGCCTGTGGTCCATGCCCTCCTTGGATTCGGACAGGTTTGGTGCTAGCGTCGACTACCATGAGCACACGCAGTCCGTTCGTCAAGTCGGCACGTCTCAGACCAACTAATCGCTAAATTACCAAAATTTAGGGATGTTTGATTCGAGAGGTCGTGTCGTATCGAATgcttagatattaattagaaatattaaatatatgttaattacagaactaattgcataaatgaaggctaattcgcgagacgaatttattaagcctaattagttcatgatttgaccatgtggtgctacagtaaatacgtgctaattatggattaattaggtttaatagattcgtctcacaaattagtcacgtcttatacaattagttttataattatttcacgtttaatccttctaattggtacTCACACATCCGATATGACCTGAACTATAGATTAGTCCACCTAGGTCCTTGTTTATGAATCCGGGCTGCATCCTTATTCATGAATTTGTATATACGCGTCGAGGGTGCATGTATACAATTATACACACATCATGGTACGATGGCTGCATCCTTGAGACCTCTTGATCGATCTCACTGCTCAGAGTGTGTATCCCGTCTCCGTCGATGACTTGATGTGGACCCTGCCCATCATTAGCCGGTGATCAAACGTTGACGTACTTGCCCACACGTACCTGAGGAAACCAACCGGCTTTGGCAGTGCCAGCCACCAAACGCactgccccggccggccggtccgGCCGCAGTCCGCAGAGTATCAGGCGATCGGAGTACCGAGACAACGGCGAggcacggcggtggcggcaacgCATTGAATTGAaggtctggactctggagcaGCGATCGCAGTAGTACTCTGGCTGCTAGCAGCGGCAGCGAGCGCCCAaccgcgcgctcgctcgccccCGAACGGAATGAATGCCCCCGCCCGCCATTAAACTCCGCTTCCTaccgcggcggggcgggggtgACCTGACCTTGACCCCCCGCATGGCATCTGCCGCTGTAGAGCTGCCTTGCCCTGCGGAAGAGAAGCCATTCAGGCCGTCGGTCCAGTAAAAAATCGCACCCGCGTGTGTGTGCAGGAATGTGTGATTTCTCGCCGGCAGGCGTCCTTGGCTCGCTTGCCCGGTGGCAGTGACAGCACGGGCGTCACGAGCTGGGTGCCTGGGTGGGTGAAGGGATTGAATACCGCGACGTGATCGAGCGTCGGTTTGACCCCGCGCCCATGCCAATGCCATGCGTGTACTCCTGTGTGTGTATGCCGCGACAgtgtcaccactcaccagtgTACGCCTCCCTGTGGACGTTGCACAGGGCTGGGGCCTGGGGGGCTTCTCGCCATGGCCGAGCTCCATGCGGACACGTAAACTTGTTGCGTTATCACCACTCCGTAGCAGGCTCGGACGCTGTCACGCTGCGGCAGGGCTGAGCCCCACTGCGCATGCGCAGTCGCGCAGGGACCTTAATTCACTCTCTGGACGACGAGCATGGTAGGACATGGGTTCAGCGGGTTCATTTTTTGGAAGGGGGAAGCGAGAAAAGGGCAGCTTAGCTTGCCCGTGTTTCGCTGACTCGACAACTGATGAGAAGGTCTCTCGTTTCCGCTGTGCGCGCTTGCACTGTAGAACATGAGCGAACGCTTGTATGCACATTTGATCAGGGTGACCGAGTGAGTGTGACACTCTCAGCTAGGCAAAGGAAGGCTAGTGGTATGGCACAGTACCTGCCGAATGCGACCGCTGTTTGTCACGTAGCCCTGTGCGTGATTGTGCCTCAGCGCCAAGGCGTGAGGCTACTGCAGCGGGACAGTCCCAGAAGAGGAACCAGACGACGACCACTCGCCGGTCTCCGGCCCCCTGGCGGCCTGGCTGCGGCTGCAGATGAAAGGCTTGCGTGACGGCATGGGCGGCGGCCATTAGCAGCCGATCCAGTTTGGCCGCCTACTCCGcccgcgtcgccgtcggccgcgaGATCCCGGCCCGCTTGCCCTCGGCGCCGCGAGCCAGCACGCGCGCGGGGGCGAACCGTGAGGCCACGCGACGCTAGAGCTGACATGCGCGCGCACGGCTTTTCGCAACCAACCAACGTGGCTCGGGCGTCGACGGCATGCGATCCTGATGAGCACAGCATGCCATTGGTTTCCCTCCAGTTCCGTATAACGGATGGAACCGAACGGGTTAGGTGGTTAGTAGTGTCATTTAGGTATACAAGAACAGTATCCGCAGCAGCACTGGAAAGATTTTGTTGGTCTGACCATCAATCGGGTTCAGTACAGTTACTGGTAGCAGCAGGCAGTGCCACGGACAAACGGTAATGCCAGAGATTTCTCTTCTCTGCATATAAAAAGGACTCGATCTCAACGGTAGAATAGCACTGGAGAGCAGACGTGTAGCCGTACACAGCAAAGTTCACGTTTTGGGACCTGACAGTGAAAAACAGAGGTAGTTCCTCCactctaaattgtaggtcgttttagttttttttattcataGATGTTATTacacatctagatatagtgtatgtctaagtgcataagaatatctatgaacctagaaaaattaaaacgacctgcaatttggaatggatggagtatcCAAAGTCAAGAGAGTGCTATGGTaattttaatttcattttcatcaGGCGAAGTGGCGAACCGACGGTACAAAATTGTACAAGTTGTCAATCCAACCATGCCGGTACCGGAAGACTGACATCACAGAATCCACACCGAAGCTCGGCACTCTACAATTAGTCCGAGTGACTGCCCTTTCATGTTCCTTCAGTCTTTGTTAAGGAGTTGTGGACCAAGGACTCAAAGGAGCACGCTGCAAGGTCAAAGCCACAGCCATTCCAGACACTTTGATGTAGCCCATGACCCTATAATCGATCGGTGTACAGTCTCCTGCATGCAGCGTACACAATCACAGAGAGCCGAAAGCTTGAACCCTTTTTTTTAGGAACACCGAAAGCTTGAACTGTGCAACCTGACAATCGCACGCAGGCCGGCATAGAGGAAACTAAAGCCCAAACTTGAAGGGCGTGCAGGTTACTATAGGCCCAAACTAAAGCCATGAATCATGCAACTCAGTATTGGTATCGGGCCACGCATGGGTGGGCTTTGACCCTTTTTGTTGACATGGCTTCTTTAGTTTCCTGTCCCGGTGGGTCGTTGCCGAGGCTGCTGTGATGATGGATGGGTGGAGGTCTGGAGGATGATATCGAGGCGTTGGCCAGCATCGCGGCCGCCTCGGCCACGGCCAGGACCTGGtccgcgccggcgtcgacggCCGCGAGCCAGCGGAGGAGCGCGTCGCCGGCGTGATGCTCGGACGGCGAGCCTCGAGGGAGGaacaggtggcggcggcaggtgaGGCAAGGGGGGTCGGCGGGCGAGAAGCGCAGCTGCGCAGGAGGGGAGCGATCCGCTTTGACTTGGTCTTGTGATCCTGGCCGCGGGAATGGGATCCGACGGTCCAGGTGGCCTAGAGTccggacggtaaatgaaataccgtccggGGTGGACCCATCCCCATCGTCCATCGACGGCCTCCGGCCTCTGCTCCGGCGGTCGTAGCTCTGCCCTGCGCAGTGCGCAGCTCACCTTTGATCCGCCCGCCGTGGCGCCATTGGTTCCCCGTACCTTTCGCTTCAGTCGCTCGCTCCCGCAGTCCACAGACCCGCACGCCCGCACCCAAATACTCTTCGGTGCGGGACTCTGCCTTTAGCCCCGCCGCTTTTTTTCCGCCACCAGCTTATTCCCCGGTTCGTGCCTCAGAGTGGTCGTCGACCTCCAGGAGCGCCCGCGCCATCCATCTCCAGCCAAGACCCCGCGCGCCATCCAACACTAGGTTACGTGCCGAATCCGTTCTCCAACTCCCTGCTACTGTTTAGCTAGCTGCTGTTCCTGCCCGAGCTTCACGATGTAGCTTCAGAAATATTAGGTGGCTCCGTCCATGATGTTTCCCTTATGGTTAAAAACCTGAAATTCATGTCACTTTTTTTCTCATGCATTAGTTTCATGTTGCTAATTCTTGATAAATAAATGTTTGATGAAGCGACAACAACTACAATTTTGGGTGGACAGGAAAATCTCACAGAAGTTTGGAAATGGCAAAAGGATATGCAGGAACCAGGAATGTCTGATATACACCATAAACATAAAGCTACCCTTCAGGGTGATCAATGCGCATGTCATGTGTGTGAATGCTTGgtttcccatttttctttcattctttttcCCTTCTCTGCGAGGCTATCAAGAACTAATTAATTGTTTTGTTAGTCCATACTCATTTATTATGCAAATCCTTATCTTCACATTTCCTTTTAGGCTTGTTTTAATTTATTTCCTGTGCAGCTGCCGAGTTTAATCTGTTGGTCTATGCTGTAGGGATCTCTGGTGCCAAATGGGTAAGACGACAAGCATCGAGTTGGTGTATGGAGAATCAACATAAGGATGCCAAATGACATATCATGAAGTGCTAAAGCACCTATCTCCAGTGGTTCCAACTCTGCTTATGGTATTCATGTTTTTATCATGATGTGAGATACGTGTTTATGCCAAGGAACACATGTTGTCGCATTATCTTGCAGAGTTAAGTTCTTCAGTTGGCTTCCATCCTTCTTGGCCGGGTTTCCAATACCTGAACCTTCTGCTCCTTCTAAAGCATGTCGAATACGTAGAGCAGATGTGAGTCTCAAGGACACTCAGTTCATTTGCCGTGCATTTTGTGCCAGAGTTCATTTGGTTACTTTGTGCATGGGCCGATGGGCTAACGATTTCATATGTATAATTGGTTCGGTTCTCTTCATATTGCAGAGATGAATGCTACTAAAGCTCATTCCTACCTTCCAGCTCCCTCCCAAGAGCCCGTCATGATAGGATCCTGTAATGCTGCATCATTATCCTCTTCAATATCTACCCTCGCCGCACCACCCTTGGCCAAGCGAGTGTCGCACGACAGCAGTGTGAGAGCAACATAGATACAAGTGATATTGCAGGGGATCCTACTCTTCCACATCTCAATCAAC
Proteins encoded in this window:
- the LOC117843730 gene encoding E3 ubiquitin-protein ligase ATL4, with the protein product MRLLPPVMNTLPPPTPPAAGDPFAATLPPSLPSPPPPSSSSSLNLSPSLLIIAALLAFVFCASVSIHLLLRCLARASSSSHPSPSPFQAARARRASDAEAEEVGAGSARRSAAAVGPEEAQAAEVDDEKERLIASLPLFTMASALAALPKSSPDCAVCLSPFSPDAELRLLPACRHAFHAACVDAWLRTTPSCPLCRAAVSLPHPPLPTAAPAAAAAGPGAQEPLDSRVGGSSNNSRSFRVEIGSVSNRRSSAAGDDRRTYSLGSFDYRVDEEVEAVVSRITRPAVSAAAAKSAAQQAVPATPVEALAEAAGSRGWLREYVDRLASSASSLSGRWSARWSQGHHSARWSQGHGHHSRNHSQSHRQEDSWRWDPEAAAGAAMHRAPDEEEPGFVALYRWIVGV